From a single Marinobacter sp. THAF197a genomic region:
- the ercA gene encoding alcohol dehydrogenase-like regulatory protein ErcA — translation MSYDISALRKFVSPEIVFGAGSRRSVANFASNFGARHVFLVSDPGVVAAGWVAEVETLLVEAGLRCTTFTAVSPNPKVDEVMAGAELYRASECDVIVAIGGGSPMDCAKGIGIVASHGRSILEFEGVDTIRNPSPPLILIPTTAGTSADVSQFAIISDPNRRFKFSIISKAVVPDVSLIDPEVTETMDAYLTACTGVDALVHAIEAFVSTGSGPLTDTHALEAIRLINGNLEALVANPSNPVLREQIMLASMQAGLAFSNAILGAVHAMSHSLGGFLDLPHGLCNALLLEHVVAYNFPSAEDRFRRVAEAMAIDTRSMNGAQVKARLMTRIIELKKTVGLEARLKELGVTTSDIPYLSGYALKDPCILTNPRKSSLRDVQVVYEEAL, via the coding sequence ATGAGCTACGATATTTCTGCGCTGCGCAAGTTTGTCTCTCCCGAGATTGTCTTCGGTGCCGGGTCCCGCCGGTCGGTGGCTAACTTTGCCAGTAATTTTGGTGCCCGCCATGTGTTCCTGGTGTCTGATCCTGGTGTTGTCGCCGCCGGATGGGTTGCAGAAGTTGAAACCCTACTGGTTGAGGCGGGGTTGCGCTGTACCACGTTTACAGCGGTGTCGCCCAATCCCAAAGTAGATGAGGTGATGGCCGGTGCCGAGCTCTACCGGGCCAGCGAATGCGATGTCATCGTGGCGATCGGCGGCGGCAGCCCCATGGATTGCGCCAAGGGTATCGGCATTGTGGCCAGCCATGGCCGCAGCATCCTGGAATTTGAGGGTGTGGATACCATCCGTAATCCTTCGCCACCACTGATCCTGATTCCAACCACCGCCGGTACGTCAGCAGACGTCTCGCAGTTTGCCATCATTTCGGACCCCAACCGGCGCTTCAAGTTTTCCATCATCAGCAAAGCGGTGGTGCCGGATGTCTCGTTGATCGACCCGGAAGTCACCGAAACCATGGACGCCTACCTCACCGCCTGTACCGGGGTGGATGCACTGGTGCACGCCATCGAGGCTTTTGTTTCTACCGGCAGCGGGCCTTTGACCGATACCCATGCACTGGAAGCGATACGACTGATCAACGGCAACCTGGAAGCGCTGGTGGCAAACCCGTCAAACCCGGTGTTGCGAGAGCAGATAATGCTGGCGTCCATGCAGGCGGGGCTGGCCTTCTCCAATGCCATTCTGGGGGCTGTCCATGCGATGTCCCACAGCCTGGGCGGTTTTCTGGATCTGCCCCATGGCCTCTGCAATGCGCTGCTGCTGGAGCATGTGGTGGCCTACAATTTCCCTTCCGCCGAGGACCGGTTCCGCCGGGTTGCTGAGGCCATGGCGATTGATACCCGGAGTATGAACGGGGCACAGGTCAAGGCACGGTTGATGACCCGCATTATTGAACTCAAGAAGACCGTTGGCCTGGAGGCGCGGCTCAAGGAGCTCGGCGTCACCACCTCTGACATTCCCTACCTTTCCGGCTATGCATTGAAGGACCCCTGCATACTGACCAACCCAAGGAAGTCGTCACTTCGGGATGTTCAGGTGGTCTATGAAGAAGCCCTCTGA
- a CDS encoding alpha/beta hydrolase family protein, translating to MAEPISAHAACAGFSQYAQLRVCGDSIFWLASEPETGSVALWQADNSGICRVNTGPGSIRSRLNGYGGGAYAVLPGRVVWVTEDQRVWQLNRVTGRRTLLVPEVDATWGGLVADPQHDRVLAVRERHEQQALMALEATGHVRVLHQGLDFYGAPAVSEDGTRVAWCSWQRPDMPWLQSTLWQATVTADGDVAGASGQSPPVSGSVQQPQFVGEHLWVISDHEGWWQPWRVTRRDGRDQWLKSTAPMLDHANAPWQLGERHSCPLREGGWARVQYRQGIGELWLERAGQCQRVAEGWTDFRDLSPSADGLVCIGRAAERHDAVLKVCADSGSATILAGGQVPDRSIMAPVAPVTFVVDAETPDTPSVQGFLYPPISAPTAAPPVILIAHGGPTSAAYAVYNPQVQFWCQRGFAVAEVNYTGSTGAGRDFRLRLAGRWGEADAQDMVRCADYLTAQGLVCTNNVFIQGRSSGGYTALMAAVQTDRFKAVGSLFGVTDPWRLRTATHRFESGYLDWLLGDPQSHYARWQARAPALHADRIRCPAIFFQGGKDAVVVPEQTRRMVAALQARGQPVELHWYEDEGHGFQRADNQAHMLESLYRFYGSLASDDPEIRQKDNEPAHKLS from the coding sequence GTGGCTGAGCCGATTTCGGCGCATGCTGCCTGCGCCGGTTTTTCCCAGTATGCGCAGCTGAGAGTTTGCGGCGATAGCATTTTCTGGCTTGCGTCTGAGCCGGAAACCGGTTCTGTTGCCCTTTGGCAGGCGGACAACTCCGGCATCTGTCGGGTCAACACCGGCCCGGGCAGTATCCGAAGTCGCCTCAACGGCTACGGTGGTGGTGCTTATGCGGTACTACCGGGGCGAGTGGTCTGGGTAACGGAGGATCAGCGGGTCTGGCAGCTCAACCGAGTGACAGGTAGACGAACCTTATTGGTGCCGGAGGTTGACGCTACCTGGGGAGGCCTGGTGGCAGACCCGCAACATGACCGGGTGTTGGCGGTGCGTGAACGGCATGAACAGCAGGCGTTGATGGCCCTGGAAGCTACGGGGCACGTCCGGGTGTTGCACCAGGGGCTGGACTTCTACGGTGCACCGGCGGTCAGCGAGGACGGCACCCGCGTGGCCTGGTGCAGCTGGCAACGGCCGGATATGCCCTGGTTGCAGTCAACGCTCTGGCAGGCAACGGTCACGGCTGACGGTGATGTTGCAGGTGCGTCAGGGCAGTCCCCGCCGGTTTCTGGTTCGGTTCAGCAACCGCAGTTTGTCGGTGAGCATCTGTGGGTCATATCCGACCATGAGGGCTGGTGGCAGCCCTGGCGGGTAACGCGCCGGGATGGCCGCGACCAGTGGCTGAAAAGCACGGCGCCCATGCTCGATCATGCCAACGCCCCCTGGCAACTGGGTGAGCGGCATAGTTGCCCGTTGCGTGAGGGTGGTTGGGCCAGAGTGCAATACCGTCAGGGCATCGGTGAACTTTGGCTCGAAAGGGCTGGCCAGTGTCAGAGAGTGGCTGAGGGCTGGACGGATTTCCGGGATCTGAGTCCGTCAGCCGATGGCCTTGTGTGCATAGGGCGGGCTGCCGAGCGGCACGATGCGGTTCTGAAGGTGTGTGCGGACTCCGGCTCGGCAACCATCCTGGCTGGCGGACAAGTGCCGGATCGCTCAATCATGGCGCCGGTGGCGCCCGTCACTTTTGTAGTGGATGCGGAAACGCCCGACACGCCCTCTGTTCAGGGGTTTCTATACCCTCCAATATCAGCACCCACCGCTGCACCACCGGTCATCCTGATCGCCCACGGCGGCCCCACGTCAGCCGCCTATGCGGTCTACAACCCCCAGGTCCAGTTCTGGTGTCAGCGGGGCTTTGCCGTAGCGGAGGTGAACTATACCGGCAGCACCGGTGCGGGTCGGGATTTCCGCCTTCGTCTGGCCGGCCGGTGGGGCGAAGCGGATGCACAGGACATGGTGCGCTGCGCGGATTATCTGACGGCACAAGGGCTGGTCTGCACCAACAATGTATTCATTCAGGGCCGAAGCTCCGGAGGCTATACGGCACTGATGGCGGCGGTGCAGACTGACCGCTTCAAAGCCGTTGGCAGCCTGTTTGGCGTGACTGATCCATGGCGCCTTCGTACTGCTACCCACCGGTTTGAATCCGGTTACCTGGACTGGCTACTGGGAGATCCGCAATCACATTATGCCCGCTGGCAGGCACGTGCGCCGGCGCTGCACGCTGACCGGATACGCTGCCCAGCGATTTTTTTTCAGGGCGGGAAAGATGCCGTCGTGGTGCCTGAGCAAACCCGGCGGATGGTGGCCGCGCTACAGGCCCGGGGCCAACCGGTGGAACTGCACTGGTATGAGGATGAAGGCCACGGGTTTCAGAGGGCAGATAATCAGGCGCACATGCTCGAATCGCTGTACCGGTTTTATGGAAGCCTGGCCTCAGACGACCCTGAGATACGCCAAAAGGACAATGAACCAGCGCACAAACTGAGTTAA